The proteins below come from a single Fusobacterium nucleatum genomic window:
- the rlmN gene encoding 23S rRNA (adenine(2503)-C(2))-methyltransferase RlmN has product MNNEKINILNLTQEELTEFLVSLGLKKFYGKEVFIWLHKKITRSFDEMTNLSLKDREILKEKTYIPFFNLLKHQVSKIDRTEKFLFELEDKGTIETVLLRHKDSKNKEIRNTLCVSSQVGCPVKCSFCATGQSGYMRNLSVSEILNQVYTVERRLRKKGETLNNLVFMGMGEPLLNIDNLAKSLSIISNENGINISKRKITISTSGVVSGIEKILLDKIPIELAISLHSAINEKRDKIIPINKNFPLEDLSAVLIEYQKQTKRRITFEYILIDNFNISETDANALADFIHQFDHVVNLIPYNEVEGAEHTRPSVKKIDKFYNYLKNVRKVNVTLRQEKGSDIDGACGQLRQRNKKGDN; this is encoded by the coding sequence ATGAACAATGAAAAAATTAATATTTTAAATTTAACTCAGGAAGAGCTAACAGAGTTTTTAGTATCCCTAGGATTAAAAAAATTCTATGGAAAAGAAGTTTTTATCTGGCTACATAAAAAGATTACTAGAAGTTTTGACGAAATGACTAATCTTTCTTTAAAAGATAGAGAAATTTTAAAAGAAAAAACCTATATACCATTTTTTAATCTATTGAAACATCAAGTCTCAAAAATAGATAGAACAGAAAAATTTTTATTTGAGTTAGAAGATAAAGGAACAATAGAAACAGTTCTTTTAAGACATAAAGACTCTAAAAATAAAGAAATTAGAAATACACTTTGTGTTTCATCACAGGTTGGTTGTCCTGTAAAATGTAGTTTCTGTGCAACAGGACAAAGTGGATATATGAGAAATTTATCAGTAAGTGAAATTTTAAATCAAGTTTATACAGTTGAAAGAAGGCTTAGAAAAAAAGGTGAAACCTTAAATAATTTGGTATTTATGGGAATGGGTGAGCCTCTTTTAAATATTGATAATTTAGCTAAATCACTTAGTATAATTTCAAATGAGAATGGAATTAATATTTCAAAAAGAAAAATTACAATTTCAACTTCTGGTGTAGTTTCAGGTATAGAAAAAATTTTATTGGATAAAATTCCAATAGAGCTTGCAATTTCTTTACATAGTGCTATAAATGAAAAAAGAGATAAAATTATACCAATAAATAAAAATTTTCCTTTGGAAGATTTATCAGCTGTTTTAATTGAATATCAAAAACAAACAAAGAGAAGAATTACTTTTGAATATATTTTAATTGATAATTTTAATATTTCAGAAACAGATGCAAATGCTCTCGCTGATTTTATACATCAATTTGACCATGTTGTAAATTTAATACCATATAATGAAGTGGAAGGTGCAGAACATACTAGACCTTCTGTAAAAAAAATAGATAAGTTCTATAACTATCTAAAAAATGTCAGAAAAGTTAATGTAACTTTAAGGCAAGAAAAAGGCAGTGATATAGATGGAGCTTGTGGACAACTTAGACAAAGAAATAAAAAAGGGGATAACTAG
- a CDS encoding alanyl-tRNA editing protein: MENKKVNIKKISDKTYEILNSPFYTDGKGGQLGDRGTISDANIIEVKENLVILDKDLEDGEYTYFIDEKRREDIRQQHTAQHIFSAEAYNNFGLNTVGFRMAEEYTTVDLDQKDISKETIDKLEELVNKDIKADIVIEEEIYTNEEAHKIENLRKAIKDKIKGDIRFIKIGNIDICACAGFHVSRTSEIEIFKLINHENIKGNYTRFYFLAGERAKADYNKKHDIIKKLTNVFSCKDDEILEMLDKSLTEKAKITTELKSLSMKYAELMVKDFENTFIEYKEHKILIYNEDENLASILARFVNLDKFLLLSGYDKNFSLNSDIYDCKAIILNITKSFPTIKGGGGKNKGNIKLDKTYSRDELIGLIKKGIDNNNEQ; the protein is encoded by the coding sequence ATGGAAAATAAAAAAGTTAATATAAAAAAAATTTCTGATAAGACTTATGAAATTTTAAATTCTCCTTTTTATACTGATGGTAAAGGTGGACAATTAGGAGATAGAGGAACAATTTCTGATGCTAATATTATAGAAGTAAAAGAAAATTTAGTTATTTTGGATAAAGATTTAGAAGATGGAGAGTATACATATTTTATTGATGAAAAAAGAAGAGAAGATATAAGACAACAACATACAGCACAACATATTTTTTCAGCTGAAGCTTATAATAATTTTGGATTAAATACTGTTGGTTTCAGAATGGCTGAAGAATATACAACTGTTGATTTAGATCAAAAAGATATTTCAAAAGAAACTATAGACAAATTAGAAGAATTAGTGAATAAGGATATAAAGGCGGATATTGTCATTGAAGAAGAAATATATACAAATGAAGAAGCACATAAAATTGAAAATCTTAGAAAAGCTATTAAAGATAAAATAAAAGGTGATATAAGATTTATAAAAATTGGAAATATTGATATCTGTGCCTGTGCAGGATTTCATGTTTCAAGAACTTCTGAAATAGAAATTTTTAAACTTATAAACCATGAAAATATTAAGGGAAATTATACAAGATTTTATTTCTTAGCAGGTGAAAGAGCCAAAGCTGATTATAATAAAAAACATGATATAATAAAAAAATTGACTAATGTATTTTCTTGTAAAGATGATGAAATTTTAGAAATGTTAGATAAATCCTTAACAGAAAAAGCTAAGATAACAACAGAACTAAAATCTTTAAGTATGAAATATGCAGAACTTATGGTAAAAGATTTTGAAAATACTTTTATTGAATATAAAGAACATAAGATTTTAATATATAATGAAGATGAAAATCTAGCAAGTATATTAGCTAGATTTGTGAATTTAGACAAATTTTTATTATTAAGTGGTTATGATAAAAACTTTTCTTTAAATTCAGATATCTATGATTGCAAGGCAATAATTTTAAATATTACAAAATCTTTTCCTACTATAAAAGGTGGAGGAGGAAAAAATAAAGGAAATATTAAGTTGGACAAAACATATAGTAGAGATGAACTTATAGGATTAATTAAAAAAGGAATTGATAATAATAATGAACAATGA